The Ruminococcus bovis genome includes a region encoding these proteins:
- a CDS encoding Ig-like domain-containing protein, translating to MKGKKFFSILLSILMICSTFGGISVSAISSTDDDYVWINGIGARVTDTVTYTYYINSNYDWENFQGQLEYDKSGLQLESFSMPDIGKDGTDGIMINTDIEGYVYYAGSNISGYKTKYKDVRLCKATFKVLQHGTFTIKNSPEIVTGLNGEAIVDDFKISDDATTRETTKVTPNYVDLKVVSLPKKTIYIEGETFNSDGLNVEATDTNNNIVTINNYTLEGTDKLTLGNNTITVKCKELSATFDVTVYKDSGKIYFEKPDWEGNIYFAHIYENSVGMPFYYWMMKAEKLEEDADGKLYYDLNKLYYSKTLSDGLKPDTQYSIMFCDNINNETCPIMFNTDCIGDTISVVGNEKIIENSIDSKTLYYPATWTNNSKKYGIPLQITSVGTIQGEFIPKGTSPYDIINKWDKEYPDYPNKDSYSDQSTARSHKDRLAEIKVTFKKMINEGKILVAGGGVYSDKETDTTKPTVKKVAKVTVNKKSVVLVKGRTTTVKATVSPSNASNKKLKWTTSNSKVAVVNSQGKITAKGKGVATIKVMALDGSKKYATIKVTVKQPVTSVKLNRKSANLKVKGNAKQKTVTLKATVNPKNANNKAVKWTTSNTKIATVNSKGKVTAKKKGTCYITATAKDGSKKSAKCKIVVK from the coding sequence ATGAAAGGTAAGAAGTTTTTTAGCATATTACTATCTATACTTATGATATGTTCAACTTTTGGTGGAATATCAGTTTCAGCAATATCATCAACAGATGATGATTATGTATGGATTAATGGCATAGGTGCTAGGGTAACTGATACGGTAACATATACTTATTATATTAATTCTAATTACGATTGGGAAAATTTTCAAGGTCAATTAGAGTATGATAAGAGTGGATTACAACTTGAAAGTTTCTCAATGCCTGATATAGGCAAGGATGGTACAGATGGTATTATGATAAATACTGATATTGAGGGTTATGTTTATTATGCCGGAAGCAATATTAGTGGTTACAAAACAAAATATAAAGATGTAAGACTTTGTAAAGCAACATTTAAAGTTTTACAACATGGTACCTTTACTATTAAAAATAGTCCCGAAATAGTAACAGGACTTAATGGTGAAGCAATTGTTGATGATTTCAAAATTAGTGATGATGCAACTACTAGAGAAACTACTAAAGTTACACCTAACTATGTTGATTTAAAGGTTGTTTCATTACCAAAAAAGACAATTTATATTGAGGGAGAAACATTTAATTCTGATGGATTAAATGTTGAAGCTACTGATACCAATAATAATATAGTAACAATAAATAATTATACATTAGAGGGTACTGATAAGCTTACTCTGGGTAACAATACTATTACAGTTAAGTGTAAGGAGTTGTCAGCTACTTTTGATGTAACTGTTTATAAAGATAGTGGAAAAATATATTTTGAAAAGCCTGATTGGGAAGGCAATATTTATTTCGCTCATATTTATGAAAATTCAGTTGGTATGCCTTTTTATTATTGGATGATGAAAGCTGAAAAGCTTGAAGAAGATGCTGACGGTAAACTTTATTATGATTTAAATAAACTATACTATAGTAAAACCCTTTCAGATGGATTAAAGCCTGATACTCAGTATTCTATTATGTTTTGTGATAATATTAATAATGAAACTTGTCCAATAATGTTTAATACTGATTGTATTGGTGATACAATTTCTGTTGTCGGTAATGAAAAGATAATTGAAAATAGTATAGATTCCAAAACTTTGTATTATCCGGCTACATGGACTAATAATTCTAAGAAGTACGGTATTCCACTACAGATTACATCAGTGGGTACAATACAAGGTGAGTTTATCCCTAAGGGTACATCACCTTATGACATTATCAACAAGTGGGATAAGGAATATCCTGATTATCCAAATAAAGATTCTTATAGTGACCAATCAACAGCTAGAAGTCATAAGGATAGATTAGCTGAGATAAAGGTAACATTTAAGAAAATGATTAATGAAGGTAAAATCCTAGTTGCCGGTGGTGGAGTGTATTCAGATAAAGAAACAGATACAACAAAACCAACAGTAAAGAAAGTTGCTAAGGTAACTGTAAATAAAAAGTCTGTTGTATTAGTAAAGGGTAGGACTACAACTGTAAAGGCAACAGTAAGTCCATCTAATGCAAGTAACAAAAAGCTAAAGTGGACAACTTCTAATTCAAAGGTAGCAGTAGTAAATTCACAAGGTAAAATTACTGCAAAGGGTAAAGGTGTTGCAACTATTAAAGTTATGGCACTAGACGGTAGTAAAAAATATGCTACTATTAAGGTAACAGTAAAGCAACCTGTAACATCTGTTAAACTAAACAGAAAGTCAGCTAACCTAAAAGTAAAGGGTAATGCAAAGCAGAAAACTGTAACCCTAAAAGCTACTGTTAATCCAAAGAATGCAAATAATAAAGCAGTTAAATGGACAACATCAAATACAAAAATTGCTACAGTTAATAGCAAAGGTAAAGTAACTGCTAAGAAAAAAGGCACTTGCTATATTACAGCTACTGCAAAAGATGGTAGTAAAAAGTCAGCAAAGTGTAAGATTGTAGTTAAGTAA
- a CDS encoding bacterial Ig-like domain-containing protein, producing the protein MKKIISSILSVLMVISGFSVLGTTALADENTENTIEVWNIDDLYSVRHDMSANYVLMADIDMTKDVADGGDYCFLGKNGWNPIGGGDSYKGSKFTGTFDGNNHTIKGLRIETNTIPSGTSDRYLGLFACNAGTIKNLSVDSVSIRCVESTSAESKYIGTICGYNSGTVDNCHVLGGNVDGYAHDSSHNTKSTYLGGVSGHNDTNGIIIKSSNNATIKGSAFGNYYDNVDLYMGGISGTNYGKISQSYNSGNLKDYSKNQNGYLHEGGISGSNALSSCSITDCYNCGDVYNTTDSSSEKSIYGIGYCNSSQIIKNCYNTGSVYYATTLKPFSNSTVVNCYYLNEKNASTSGATALSGVQMTKAINFSGFDFENTWIIDDSTEYAYPQLRDNRQDTLLKIDTIEFKTEPSKVKYRTGDEIKVEGTITVYYMNGTFEDIDITKNMLSGYDMSSVGDQTVTVTYRNKTLTYDINVVQRPNAVGVSLVSGPAKTEFIRDTKLDYSGAVAKIFYDDGTTENVILTPSNTTGADIKKSGTYIVTYTYESYTVNFTVKVVPLKITGIEVKSLPTKTTYIEGQSIDTDGLDIGLTRNDGSSESVKDYKLDYENKAGKQTVTVTYNGYTTTFDVTFSERELLSLSVTEQPTKTSYFSDEKFDRTGMVVTASYNNGLKEEVTDYKTSEITDEIGTQIIEISYGGKSTYIAIEVIERSVESISVTKAPLKSSYVIGSDFDTTGMEVTAYYNDGTSKVVTDYYVSSLPTTLGEGTVKVSYGGKSTTINVTIKEKALVKIKVTEPKKTTYFKGEQLDTTGMVVYAVYNNKKSEPITDYVLSGFGDSDESNLVTVSYKSLTASFEVFIHNPTGEWINTKEATCENAGEKVMYCTTCSEIVKREEIKALNHNYSEKVVKPTCTEKGYTEHTCKNCGDTYRDSYVKETGHNPITDYGKPATCKENGLTEGSHCNVCDTVLVPQQIIPKLNHSYTAQVTSVPSCTTRGSVTYTCQSCGDSYVVYQEASNHNFKLIKTVNATCTTPGYKQYACTECNENYSEQIPITDHKPVVDKAVEATCVKTGLTEGSHCSECGAVIVPQELVKATGHSYTKKVVAPTCKDKGYTVYECTKCKDSYIDDYKDTVGHDYVTTVTTPATCKKTGVKTSTCSVCGDKFTTIIPMIDHKEVTDKAVAPTCTKTGLTEGSHCSVCGDVITEQKVVKSLGHDYVETVVEPTCTDVGYTVYKCSVCGDTYKGNLKSTVDHIYAKKTVKPTCNSKGYTLYTCTLCGDSYKSNYVDTIDHEYKSSVTKEPTCTEEGIKKYTCTVCGDTYNESIPKTEHKYSEKVVAPTCTTDGYTQHTCDLCGDSYKDTITQKVDHSYNSVVTKEPTCTEEGVKKYTCSTCGDTYTEKIPMTDHTVVIDKAVSATYTANGKTEGSHCSVCGKVIKPQRTIAKKKLAKPTGVKATAMSKSFKLNWKKVAGAKGYEIQYSYKRNFSGAKKITVKSGNATSQTVKKLKGKKKVYIRIRAYYNDKNGKAYSTWTVTNVTTKK; encoded by the coding sequence ATGAAAAAAATTATTAGTTCAATACTGTCAGTATTGATGGTAATTAGTGGATTTTCGGTATTAGGCACAACTGCATTAGCTGATGAAAATACTGAAAACACTATAGAAGTTTGGAATATTGATGATTTGTATAGTGTAAGACACGATATGTCAGCTAATTATGTCCTTATGGCAGATATTGATATGACAAAAGATGTAGCCGATGGTGGAGACTATTGTTTCCTAGGAAAAAATGGTTGGAATCCTATTGGTGGTGGAGATTCCTATAAAGGTAGTAAATTTACAGGTACTTTTGACGGTAACAATCATACTATTAAGGGACTAAGGATTGAAACTAACACAATTCCCAGTGGTACTTCTGATAGATATTTAGGTTTGTTTGCCTGTAATGCCGGTACAATTAAGAATTTATCAGTAGATAGTGTTAGTATTAGGTGTGTAGAAAGTACTTCCGCTGAAAGTAAATATATAGGCACTATTTGTGGTTATAACAGTGGTACTGTGGATAATTGTCATGTATTAGGTGGAAATGTTGATGGATATGCACATGATTCATCTCATAATACTAAATCTACATACTTAGGTGGTGTTTCAGGTCATAATGATACTAACGGTATAATTATTAAAAGTTCTAATAATGCTACAATTAAAGGTTCTGCATTTGGAAATTACTATGATAATGTTGATTTATATATGGGCGGTATATCCGGTACAAATTACGGAAAAATATCTCAGTCATATAACAGTGGTAATTTAAAAGACTATTCAAAAAATCAAAATGGTTATTTACATGAAGGTGGTATATCTGGTAGTAATGCTTTATCTTCTTGTTCAATAACAGATTGCTATAACTGTGGTGATGTGTATAATACTACAGATAGTAGTAGTGAAAAAAGTATTTATGGTATTGGATATTGTAACTCTTCACAAATTATTAAAAACTGCTACAATACCGGTTCAGTATATTATGCTACAACACTAAAACCATTTAGTAATTCAACAGTAGTTAATTGTTATTATCTAAATGAAAAGAATGCTTCAACTTCAGGTGCAACTGCTTTGTCAGGCGTACAAATGACAAAGGCAATTAACTTCTCAGGTTTTGACTTTGAAAACACTTGGATTATTGATGATTCTACAGAATATGCTTATCCTCAGTTAAGAGATAATAGACAGGATACATTACTAAAAATTGATACTATTGAGTTTAAAACCGAACCATCAAAGGTAAAGTATAGAACAGGTGATGAAATTAAGGTTGAAGGTACAATCACAGTTTACTATATGAATGGTACTTTTGAAGATATTGATATCACTAAGAATATGCTAAGTGGTTATGATATGTCATCAGTCGGTGACCAAACAGTTACAGTAACATATCGTAATAAAACTTTGACCTATGATATTAATGTTGTTCAGCGACCTAATGCGGTTGGTGTTTCTCTTGTAAGCGGACCTGCAAAGACAGAATTTATTCGTGACACTAAGCTTGATTATTCAGGTGCAGTGGCAAAGATTTTCTATGATGACGGTACAACAGAAAATGTTATCCTAACACCGTCAAATACAACAGGTGCCGATATTAAAAAATCAGGTACATATATTGTAACTTATACATATGAAAGCTACACAGTAAACTTTACTGTAAAGGTTGTACCTCTAAAAATTACAGGTATTGAAGTAAAATCATTGCCAACAAAAACTACATATATTGAAGGTCAGTCTATTGATACAGATGGTCTTGATATTGGCTTAACTCGCAATGACGGTTCTTCTGAAAGTGTTAAAGATTACAAGCTGGATTATGAGAATAAGGCAGGTAAACAGACAGTTACTGTTACATATAATGGATACACAACAACATTTGATGTAACCTTTAGTGAAAGAGAATTACTAAGTCTTTCTGTAACAGAACAACCAACAAAAACTTCTTACTTCTCTGATGAAAAGTTTGATAGAACAGGTATGGTAGTTACTGCATCATATAATAATGGTTTGAAAGAAGAAGTTACTGATTACAAAACATCGGAAATCACTGATGAAATCGGTACACAGATTATTGAAATTTCTTATGGTGGTAAATCAACATATATTGCTATTGAAGTAATTGAAAGATCAGTTGAATCAATCTCAGTTACAAAAGCACCACTTAAGTCATCATATGTTATCGGTAGTGACTTTGATACAACAGGTATGGAGGTTACTGCTTACTATAACGATGGCACATCAAAGGTAGTTACTGATTATTATGTTTCTTCATTACCTACTACTTTAGGTGAAGGTACAGTAAAAGTTAGCTATGGTGGTAAGTCAACAACAATTAATGTTACTATCAAAGAAAAAGCATTAGTAAAAATTAAGGTAACAGAACCTAAAAAGACAACTTACTTTAAGGGTGAGCAACTAGATACTACAGGTATGGTTGTTTATGCAGTTTATAATAATAAGAAGTCAGAACCGATTACTGATTATGTTCTAAGTGGCTTTGGTGACTCTGACGAATCAAACCTAGTTACAGTATCATATAAATCACTAACTGCAAGTTTTGAAGTGTTTATTCATAACCCTACAGGTGAATGGATTAATACTAAAGAAGCAACTTGTGAAAATGCCGGTGAAAAGGTAATGTACTGTACAACTTGTAGTGAAATAGTTAAGAGAGAAGAAATTAAGGCTCTTAACCATAACTACAGTGAAAAAGTTGTAAAGCCAACTTGTACAGAAAAAGGCTATACAGAACATACTTGTAAGAATTGTGGTGATACATATCGTGATTCTTATGTAAAGGAAACAGGTCACAACCCAATTACCGATTACGGTAAACCTGCAACTTGTAAAGAAAACGGTTTAACAGAAGGTAGCCATTGTAATGTTTGCGATACTGTTCTGGTACCACAACAAATTATTCCTAAGCTAAATCACAGTTATACTGCACAGGTTACATCAGTACCATCTTGTACAACAAGAGGTAGTGTAACATATACTTGTCAGAGTTGTGGTGACAGTTATGTTGTATATCAAGAAGCATCAAATCATAACTTTAAGTTAATAAAAACAGTAAATGCTACTTGTACAACTCCGGGTTATAAGCAATATGCTTGTACTGAATGTAACGAAAATTATAGTGAACAAATACCAATTACCGACCATAAGCCGGTTGTTGATAAGGCTGTTGAAGCAACTTGTGTTAAGACTGGTTTAACAGAAGGTAGCCATTGTTCAGAATGTGGTGCAGTTATTGTTCCTCAAGAATTAGTAAAAGCTACAGGTCATTCATATACAAAGAAAGTAGTTGCTCCAACTTGTAAGGATAAGGGCTACACAGTTTATGAATGTACAAAGTGTAAAGATAGTTATATTGATGACTACAAAGATACAGTAGGTCACGATTATGTTACTACTGTTACAACACCTGCTACTTGTAAGAAAACAGGTGTAAAGACAAGCACTTGTTCCGTATGTGGTGATAAGTTTACAACAATTATTCCTATGATTGACCATAAGGAAGTTACTGACAAGGCAGTTGCTCCTACTTGTACAAAGACAGGATTAACAGAAGGTAGCCATTGCTCAGTATGTGGTGATGTTATTACTGAACAAAAGGTGGTTAAATCACTTGGACATGATTATGTTGAAACCGTAGTTGAACCAACTTGTACAGATGTTGGTTACACAGTATATAAGTGTTCTGTTTGTGGTGATACGTATAAGGGTAACCTAAAGTCAACTGTTGACCATATTTATGCTAAGAAAACAGTAAAGCCAACTTGTAATTCTAAAGGTTATACATTATATACTTGTACATTGTGTGGTGATAGTTATAAGTCAAATTATGTTGATACAATAGATCATGAATATAAAAGTTCAGTAACTAAAGAGCCAACTTGTACAGAAGAAGGCATTAAGAAATATACTTGTACGGTATGTGGTGATACATATAATGAGAGTATTCCTAAGACTGAACATAAATATTCTGAAAAAGTAGTAGCACCAACCTGTACAACAGATGGTTATACACAACACACTTGTGATTTGTGTGGTGACAGTTACAAGGATACAATTACTCAAAAAGTTGACCATAGCTATAATTCAGTAGTAACAAAAGAACCAACTTGTACAGAAGAAGGTGTTAAGAAATACACTTGCTCAACTTGTGGTGATACTTATACAGAAAAGATTCCTATGACTGACCATACAGTTGTAATTGATAAAGCAGTATCTGCAACTTATACTGCAAATGGTAAGACTGAAGGTAGTCATTGCTCAGTATGTGGCAAGGTTATAAAACCACAAAGGACAATTGCAAAGAAAAAACTTGCTAAGCCTACTGGTGTAAAAGCAACTGCAATGTCAAAGTCTTTCAAACTAAATTGGAAGAAAGTTGCAGGTGCTAAGGGTTATGAAATTCAGTATTCATACAAGCGTAATTTCTCAGGTGCAAAGAAAATTACTGTAAAGAGTGGCAATGCTACTTCTCAAACAGTTAAGAAACTAAAAGGAAAGAAGAAAGTGTATATCCGTATCCGTGCATATTATAATGATAAAAACGGTAAGGCATATTCAACTTGGACAGTAACCAATGTTACTACTAAGAAGTAA
- a CDS encoding helix-turn-helix transcriptional regulator, which yields MTDYVYDVDDIKEKLKKLRNSKGLTQQGFVDDFKQKTGLIVARETVATWENLNDKKRTLPSLVMLVDLCNFYKCDMSYFFERKGVISEETDKIATLLNTSERTVETLRDCSSYGAFLDKFIKNISKESVEAINNNENYWFLINNFLTSNSFEELANRTQQLVVNNVIDGAVKTIFTNKFLKNLKKYFDEFYFSEFPTEMTKTNFTKFLCKKILSENFNSEEFVESNFLEEGKNCIYNLCEDFSAFSQNEQYALIIDFISDIAYDFFEKEKRIEVSVGRLRDIMYSLLMETIKNESNKIKKDLKNNAKKL from the coding sequence ATGACTGATTATGTTTATGATGTTGATGATATTAAGGAAAAACTTAAGAAATTGAGAAATAGTAAAGGCCTTACACAACAAGGGTTTGTTGATGATTTTAAACAGAAAACAGGCTTAATTGTTGCTAGGGAAACTGTTGCCACTTGGGAAAATTTAAATGACAAAAAAAGAACATTGCCAAGCTTAGTTATGCTTGTTGACTTGTGTAACTTTTACAAATGTGATATGTCTTATTTTTTTGAGAGAAAAGGAGTAATATCTGAAGAAACAGATAAGATAGCTACTTTACTTAACACATCCGAAAGAACGGTAGAAACTCTCAGAGATTGCAGCAGTTATGGAGCTTTCCTTGATAAATTTATCAAGAATATATCCAAAGAAAGTGTTGAAGCTATAAATAATAATGAGAACTATTGGTTCTTAATTAATAATTTTCTGACAAGTAATTCCTTTGAAGAACTTGCAAACCGTACACAACAATTAGTGGTTAATAATGTTATTGATGGTGCTGTTAAGACTATTTTCACAAACAAATTTCTTAAGAACCTGAAAAAATATTTTGATGAGTTTTATTTTTCAGAGTTCCCTACAGAAATGACAAAGACTAATTTTACTAAGTTTTTGTGTAAGAAAATTCTTTCTGAGAATTTTAATTCTGAAGAATTTGTAGAAAGCAATTTCCTAGAAGAAGGAAAAAATTGCATATACAATTTATGTGAAGATTTTTCTGCTTTTTCTCAGAATGAACAGTATGCTTTAATAATAGATTTTATCTCTGATATAGCCTATGATTTCTTTGAGAAAGAAAAGAGAATTGAAGTATCTGTTGGTAGATTAAGGGATATAATGTATTCCTTGCTTATGGAGACTATTAAGAATGAGTCTAATAAAATCAAAAAAGATTTAAAGAATAACGCAAAGAAACTATAA
- a CDS encoding endonuclease/exonuclease/phosphatase family protein, translating to MEKAVWSPQMIKVAEWNIHMMANVVEKFPYIIEETLEIKNYFYDIIVLVEYKQNIEFEKKLQNIGYRVFTNSPLKKKNEELITIKEDLINEVVEVNKNIPLNVGEIHPNFLHVKFKRKDGKIFNIIGIRNLYGEDYRLQMEAIKRYLAKIVDEDIIVVGDFNVISSNIEKFLPANFRTYQPRHNRSLYNTENFINNYSYFFTEKDKHIIKGMNALDFCISNMEGITNLSYSWDFINHCNVYPKKSTIERNVTKLNIPVGYPDHALFTFVVDI from the coding sequence ATGGAAAAAGCAGTTTGGAGTCCACAGATGATAAAGGTAGCAGAGTGGAACATCCATATGATGGCAAATGTGGTAGAAAAATTCCCATATATTATTGAAGAAACTTTGGAAATAAAAAATTATTTTTATGATATAATCGTCTTAGTAGAGTACAAGCAAAATATTGAATTTGAAAAGAAACTTCAAAATATTGGCTATAGAGTATTTACGAATTCTCCTTTAAAAAAGAAGAATGAAGAATTAATTACTATTAAGGAAGATTTAATTAATGAAGTTGTTGAGGTTAATAAAAATATCCCATTAAATGTAGGAGAGATACATCCTAATTTTCTCCATGTAAAATTTAAAAGAAAAGATGGCAAAATTTTTAATATTATCGGTATAAGGAATTTGTACGGTGAAGATTATCGTTTGCAGATGGAAGCAATAAAACGCTATTTAGCGAAAATTGTTGATGAAGATATTATTGTTGTTGGTGATTTTAATGTTATTTCAAGTAATATAGAAAAATTTTTACCTGCAAATTTCCGTACCTACCAACCAAGACATAACAGAAGTTTATATAATACTGAAAACTTTATTAATAATTACAGCTATTTCTTTACAGAAAAAGACAAACACATAATTAAGGGTATGAATGCATTAGACTTTTGTATTTCTAACATGGAAGGCATTACAAACTTATCATATAGTTGGGATTTTATTAATCACTGCAATGTGTATCCTAAAAAATCCACTATAGAAAGAAATGTTACTAAATTGAACATACCTGTAGGTTATCCTGATCACGCTTTATTTACTTTTGTAGTGGATATATGA
- a CDS encoding RNA polymerase sigma factor: MIEEKFKCTKELLEKVKNGDDEATVLLYKNIKNISYKKAYSILKNHHDAEDIAEDVFVKTIEKIDTIKKPNEFISWVSTVAENKAKDLIKKNKPVYMGENFEYSTDDVNSAQSVLPENIAESNENINLYKQLVSKLSDNQRTALILNKIEEKKFREIAEILGCSENTVKSRVRLGEIKLKREAERLKKKGYTLNGMLPLDFFTYMSNALGITASNISSIIGLTTNKLSLKAMISIVTAILVAFSGLLGVSLVYGEIRPKQFRTLEKKPSDRKVYFSSQATSIKQVFPSSSQMSSTNQTTIPTSEKITEPENIATVNPINVVNPQNNITTNNPFTLPKNNETLPSNNNYNLTIPSSNKNTSTTTPSIPKRTYFGMTEDEISYLKTVLVYANSQSTSSTTTDFSKLTDEEMMLLFSNYYELSQNYTEGIELFPSAKVAKNDGARPTFDYKLPLSTAREVAKNAFGKTFSDNINIENDSLNYLNFNIADDYLNFNYKGEVSNPKKICDIENVEYSDDRNNITVSYKCAGGKLVSGTKFYYEKKAVFRRNYNNSKFPFMLISNTLQKEITKDNSDYQGEVVNFGQMKLNVPKCWGYEYIGDNVINFYEPKTRKKGGTGNLLSLAKLTATERKKYHSNTYIFDPYDKEKACCYIFVKNNQAYVEKGEKYPTKEWQEIYDEAYDWIPRFYSHTRIR; this comes from the coding sequence ATGATTGAAGAAAAATTTAAGTGTACGAAAGAATTACTTGAAAAAGTAAAAAATGGTGATGATGAAGCAACAGTTCTATTGTATAAAAACATAAAAAATATTTCTTATAAAAAGGCCTACAGTATCTTAAAAAATCATCATGATGCTGAGGATATAGCAGAGGATGTTTTTGTTAAAACAATAGAAAAAATAGATACAATAAAAAAGCCTAATGAATTTATATCATGGGTAAGTACAGTTGCAGAAAATAAAGCAAAAGATTTAATCAAGAAAAATAAACCGGTATATATGGGTGAAAATTTTGAATATTCAACGGATGATGTGAATAGCGCTCAAAGTGTTTTACCGGAAAATATAGCAGAATCAAACGAAAATATAAATTTATACAAACAGTTAGTTTCAAAATTATCTGATAACCAAAGGACTGCCCTTATATTAAATAAAATTGAAGAAAAGAAATTTAGAGAAATAGCAGAGATATTGGGTTGCTCTGAAAACACTGTTAAGTCAAGAGTTCGTTTAGGTGAAATAAAATTAAAGAGAGAAGCAGAAAGACTAAAGAAAAAAGGCTATACACTAAATGGTATGCTACCACTGGATTTCTTTACATATATGTCAAATGCTTTAGGTATAACTGCATCAAATATTTCATCTATAATAGGGTTAACGACAAATAAACTTTCACTAAAAGCAATGATTAGTATTGTAACTGCTATTTTGGTAGCTTTTAGTGGATTATTAGGTGTTAGTTTAGTTTATGGTGAAATTAGACCTAAACAATTTAGAACATTGGAAAAGAAGCCAAGTGATAGAAAAGTGTATTTTTCTTCACAAGCAACATCTATAAAACAAGTATTCCCTTCTAGTTCGCAAATGTCATCAACAAACCAAACAACGATACCTACAAGTGAGAAAATAACGGAACCTGAAAATATAGCAACAGTGAATCCTATTAATGTTGTTAATCCTCAGAATAATATTACAACAAATAATCCTTTTACATTACCAAAAAATAATGAAACATTACCAAGCAATAATAACTATAATTTAACAATACCTTCATCAAATAAGAATACCTCAACAACTACACCTTCGATTCCTAAAAGGACTTATTTTGGAATGACAGAAGATGAAATATCATATTTAAAAACAGTTCTTGTTTATGCTAATTCACAATCTACCTCAAGTACTACAACAGATTTTAGCAAACTTACTGATGAAGAAATGATGCTTTTATTTAGTAATTATTATGAATTATCTCAGAATTATACAGAGGGAATTGAACTTTTTCCTTCTGCTAAAGTTGCAAAGAATGATGGTGCAAGACCTACTTTTGATTATAAGTTACCATTGTCAACAGCAAGAGAAGTTGCAAAAAATGCGTTTGGTAAAACTTTTTCAGATAATATTAATATAGAGAATGATTCTCTTAACTATCTTAATTTTAACATAGCTGATGATTATCTTAATTTTAATTATAAAGGAGAAGTAAGTAACCCTAAAAAAATATGTGATATTGAAAATGTTGAATATAGTGATGATAGAAACAATATTACAGTATCGTATAAATGTGCCGGTGGTAAATTGGTTTCAGGGACAAAGTTTTACTATGAGAAAAAAGCTGTTTTTAGACGAAATTATAATAATAGTAAATTTCCATTTATGTTAATATCAAATACATTACAAAAAGAAATAACTAAAGATAATTCTGATTATCAGGGCGAAGTAGTTAATTTTGGACAAATGAAGTTGAATGTTCCAAAATGTTGGGGATATGAATATATCGGTGATAATGTAATTAATTTCTATGAACCTAAAACAAGAAAAAAGGGAGGAACAGGAAATTTATTAAGCCTTGCCAAATTGACTGCTACAGAACGAAAGAAATATCATAGCAACACTTATATTTTTGATCCTTATGATAAAGAAAAAGCTTGTTGTTATATTTTTGTGAAAAACAATCAAGCATATGTTGAGAAAGGTGAAAAATACCCAACAAAAGAATGGCAAGAAATATATGATGAAGCTTATGATTGGATTCCTAGGTTTTATTCTCACACAAGAATTCGTTAA